The DNA region TGTAAGTCAGTCTCTTCATCAGATTCGAAGTCTCATGATGACTGAGGGGGCGTTTGGGAGGCATTGTTGTCTGAGAACGTTACGAAGCAAGAAAGGTAAGCGTCAACTACGCACTATGATAGCACAGTATGATGTCTTGGGCACTATTCGGGGTGAATGAATGAAGAATTATGCTCAGGGGCTGATCCATAAACGGTAGCGCACTTAGTGTATATGCGAGAGGACATATGGACATGACTGGCATTGTTTGGTTCAACCATGGTACATACATCCAGCCCCAACCTTACATAGTAACCTTCAACACCCCATTCTCCCTCTTAACATACCCCCCTCCCCATAACCACCGCGGTATCTCTCAGCATAACTCCCCCAAACCCACCTCCCCACCAGAAACACcccccatccccatccccaaGCCACAACCCCTAACACACCCGTAATCACCAGAACCGGCCCCAACACCAGTAATCCCAAAAACGCAAATAACCCCGCCGAAACGAGGCCAGCCGTCAACACGCCAGTCGTAAAAAGGAGGAGCGGTAGAATAGAGGTTAGGAATtgggcgacgaggaaggttGTTAGGAGCGGGTGggcgttgaagtggttttgGAGGTTTGTTAGGGCGGCGGTGGCGGGGGGGTTGATGTAGGTGTATATGAGGTTGTGTAGGTATTCGATTTTGGATTGTTTATCGGATTGGGGTTGAAATTGGGAGGTTTGTTTTGGTTTTGGTGGTGGGAGGGATTCGGGTTTGAATTGGGGTGCGGTGTTGGAGTAGCCATTTTCGACTGGGATTGCCATTGTTGCGTTTCGGTTCGACTTGGCTTGACCTGACTCCACTCGATTAATGCGGTATCTTTATGTTAATTAAGATGTCTGCTTGCAATGAGGATAATGATAAGAGCAAGTTCGAGCTGACTCGGACTCGGCTCGGAGCAAGTTGGCAGAAGGCGGTAGAGTTTTGCCAGATGTATATTCGTATGTATTTCTAGTTGGTCATCGAGTGTACGGCCGTAATTTTGTATACACTCTCTGAGGTTTCTCCATGCAGCAGAGCTCAAGAAATTCGTGGAGTTTGCTTAATTCATGGACGGGATATTGTCGGGAATAATGAAGATTGTCAAGAGGCCTGAGCATGTTGTAGCCCGGATATAAACGTGGCCCGGCCCGGTGAACTAAAGCAGGTGCGAATTTAAATTTTGAACGGCTCAATGCGCCTTGAGGTAATGCACCAGAAATCGTTTCATGGCTCGTAAATGACAATCACTTTTCAGTGGCTCAAATACATATCAACAACAGAAAATGTAGGCAAGATGCTGTACAAATAACTTCCAAACGCCATAACAAAACAGACTCAAGTTTTAGTCTACCACCCGCGCTTGGCCAACTTGTCACCCTCAGCCATGTGCGAGACATTGATACCAACAATAGCCTCGCCCAGACCCTGGCTGACCTCCGCAAGAACCTTCGGGTCCTTGAAATGCGTAACAGCCTGCACAATAGCCTTCGCGCGCTTCTTCGGGTCAC from Aspergillus chevalieri M1 DNA, chromosome 2, nearly complete sequence includes:
- a CDS encoding seipin co-factor family protein (COG:S;~EggNog:ENOG410Q2KX;~PFAM:PF16015;~TransMembrane:3 (o73-92i99-121o127-144i)), encoding MAIPVENGYSNTAPQFKPESLPPPKPKQTSQFQPQSDKQSKIEYLHNLIYTYINPPATAALTNLQNHFNAHPLLTTFLVAQFLTSILPLLLFTTGVLTAGLVSAGLFAFLGLLVLGPVLVITGVLGVVAWGWGWGVFLVGRWVWGSYAERYRGGYGEGGMLRGRMGC